Proteins from a single region of Hyla sarda isolate aHylSar1 unplaced genomic scaffold, aHylSar1.hap1 scaffold_81, whole genome shotgun sequence:
- the POLR1C gene encoding DNA-directed RNA polymerases I and III subunit RPAC1 encodes MEDTVQEMRSRVILGEYGTRNVHSTDFPGNYPGYDDSWDQGRFEQNFRMEIMRFEDDVLEFDMVGIDAALANAFRRILLAEVPTMAVEKVYVYKNTSIIQDEILAHRLGLLPIRADPRLFEFRNSGDAEGTEIDTLQFELNVRCSRNPRASKDSSDPNELYLDHKVYTSHMKWLPQGNQADLFPESEAPRSVHPDILIAQLRPGQEIHVVMHCVKGIGKDHAKFSPVATASYRLLPEITLLRPIEGELAERLQRCFSPGVIALDNVNGKKVARVENVRLDTCSREIFRHDDLKTLVKMGRVRDHFIFSIESTGILAPDTLLREAIKVLMGKCRRFLDELDTANMD; translated from the exons ATGGAGGACACCGTGCAGGAGATGAGGAGCCGCGTGATCCTGGGGGAGTACGGGACCCGCAAC GTGCACAGCACAGACTTTCCTGGGAATTACCCTGGATATGATGACAGCTGGGATCAGGGCAGGTTTGAGCAG AATTTCCGGATGGAGATCATGAGGTTCGAGGACGATGTCCTAGAGTTTGACATGGTCGGGATTGATGCTGCTTTGGCCAATGCGTTCAGACGCATCCTGCTGGCAGAG GTTCCAACTATGGCTGTGGAGAAGGTCTATGTGTACAAGAACACGTCCATCATCCAGGATGAGATCCTCGCCCACCGCCTGGGCCTCCTCCCCATCCGCGCTGACCCCCGACTCTTTGAATTTCGCAACTCAG GTGACGCGGAGGGCACAGAGATCGACACCCTGCAGTTTGAGCTGAACGTCCGCTGCTCCCGGAACCCCCGCGCCTCTAAGGATTCCTCCGACCCTAACGAGCTTTACTTAGATCACAAAG TGTATACTAGTCACATGAAGTGGCTTCCACAAGGAAACCAGGCCGACCTGTTCCCAGAGAGCGAAGCTCCGCGATCTGTGCACCCCGACATCCTGATCGCTCAGCTGCGCCCTGGCCAGGAGATCCACGTGGTCATGCATTGTGTCAAAGGCATTG GGAAGGATCACGCCAAGTTCTCTCCGGTTGCCACAGCCAGTTACCGCCTCCTTCCGGAGATCACGCTGCTGCGCCCCATAGAGGGGGAACTGGCGGAAAGACTGCAGAGGTGCTTCTCCCCCGGGGTCATCGCTTTAGACAACGTGAACG GTAAGAAGGTGGCGCGGGTGGAGAACGTGCGGCTGGACACGTGCAGCAGAGAGATTTTTCGTCATGATGATCTAAAGACCCTGGTTAAGATGGGACGAGTGCGAGACCACTTCATCT TTTCTATAGAGTCGACAGGAATTCTGGCCCCAGACACGCTGCTCAGAGAGGCCATCAAGGTCCTGATGGGGAAATGTCGCCGCTTCCTGGACGAGCTGGACACTGCCAACATGGACTGA